From the genome of Etheostoma spectabile isolate EspeVRDwgs_2016 chromosome 10, UIUC_Espe_1.0, whole genome shotgun sequence, one region includes:
- the spmip2 gene encoding uncharacterized protein C4orf45: MQNSEAAAGSPPQHGQRMLFTGPDGIGDYTPRSNYFPRYIGVGASSPEATGDLSYFCQAAPHTPPPTPRQGYVGEVGWGWQYNQLLNSGTLLSNMQIKKTELRTALEDRVTHRFQNQQYDRGCNPHVSHVESLRIILHACAVSNGRVRTSQVCTVLSDYIVGDLLPHP, translated from the exons ATGCAGAACAGTGAAGCAGCTGCAGGAAGTCCACCACAGCATGGACAGAGGATGCTTTTTACAG GCCCAGATGGAATTGGAGACTACACGCCGAGATCAAATTATTTCCCCCGGTACATCGGTGTGGGTGCCTCATCACCTGAGGCCACAGGTGACCTCAGTTACTTTTGCCAAGCTGCACCCCATACCCCCCCTCCTACGCCCAGGCAGGGCTATGTGGGGGAGGTTGGCTGGGGCTGGCAGTATAACCAGCTGTTGAACAGTGGTACGCTGCTCAGCAACATGCAAATTAAG AAAACTGAGTTACGGACAGCGTTGGAGGACAGAGTGACTCACAGGTTCCAGAACCAACAGTACGACCGCGGTTGTAATCCTCACGTTTCACACGTTGAATCCCTCAGAATCATATTACATGCGTGTGCTGTGTCGAACGGACGAGTTAGAACATCTCAGGTTTGCACAGTGTTGAGTGACTACATTGTGGGTGATCTGCTTCCACATCCATAA